In a single window of the Deltaproteobacteria bacterium genome:
- a CDS encoding septal ring lytic transglycosylase RlpA family protein encodes MFFANPKGSLVFLVIACQLALLVATLPLQAKETKKPQTSATKQEGSSSVEELEGVEGKACHYAKRYNGRRTSSGAIHNPQKLTAAHPTLPYGTRVKVVNLANNRSVVVTVNDRCRKRSFELIDLSRAAARELGFLGKGVARVRIIPIEE; translated from the coding sequence ATGTTTTTTGCGAATCCGAAGGGGAGCTTGGTGTTCTTAGTTATTGCGTGTCAGCTTGCCCTTCTTGTCGCCACGCTGCCGCTTCAGGCGAAAGAGACTAAAAAACCGCAGACAAGTGCAACAAAGCAAGAGGGTTCTTCCTCAGTAGAGGAGCTGGAGGGCGTGGAGGGAAAAGCCTGCCACTACGCCAAACGTTACAATGGCAGAAGGACCAGTTCGGGCGCGATCCATAACCCACAGAAGCTGACGGCGGCCCATCCAACCCTTCCCTATGGTACTCGGGTAAAGGTTGTGAACCTCGCCAATAACCGATCGGTCGTGGTGACCGTCAATGATCGCTGCCGCAAGCGCAGCTTTGAGTTAATCGATCTCTCGCGTGCGGCGGCTCGTGAACTCGGTTTTCTCGGCAAGGGGGTG